A genomic region of Aspergillus oryzae RIB40 DNA, chromosome 1 contains the following coding sequences:
- a CDS encoding uncharacterized protein (predicted protein): protein MTEAQKYEGALYKPKQTKNQRNQKGKNDHQQNSKPTANGHRAPYVEDAPESDKSKENVSALPTAPTPPVTSGTPQRNDPKQVNVFDFLVAENASKVSLAQPKEQMQMVDHAPSVFEASKALTNYETGGEDEDKKYDLPYEENGYSYGSGPIPPSAYPSKAANASMEFMTPAPKKKKDRSRKTEAGAVTSEKKRKRHNEDQEIEDADTPMMEAPSSVVNHPGTPMLNHSGLTGGLSRMLRSPSLEAENDHADHPRRRYQDPSSPIKRTRRDDKDGSDAGLGISMKNRAGRFVSSMFGGPAESKRGSSDDGDARPKKSNRGASDSQKSKRKSSAQDGRPSQRLKQIEYANGSRTESPRGDDGRQVVIYGQPNIPSDLQRQMAAHFLSLVTKGPESQRGFSVNKVLKRFHRDFTDEFDDDRGREQGRSRADHEQRGEDEKDLWRTLRIKRNDRGEIVLFM, encoded by the coding sequence ATGACAGAGGCTCAGAAGTACGAGGGCGCTCTATATAAGCCGAAACAGACGAAGAACCAACGGAATCAGAAAGGCAAGAACGATCATCAGCAAAACTCCAAGCCTACTGCCAATGGTCACCGAGCACCGTACGTCGAGGATGCTCCTGAGTCCGATAAGTCGAAGGAAAATGTATCCGCGCTGCCCACTGCCCCTACTCCCCCAGTTACGTCCGGGACTCCTCAGAGAAACGATCCTAAACAAGTCAATGTATTCGACTTCCTAGTTGCTGAGAACGCATCTAAAGTCTCCCTCGCTCAGCCCAAAGAGCAGATGCAAATGGTTGATCACGCCCCCTCTGTCTTTGAAGCCAGTAAGGCGCTGACCAACTACGAAACGGgcggcgaggatgaagataagAAGTATGATCTGCCATACGAGGAAAATGGGTATTCTTACGGCTCTGGTCCTATCCCTCCATCGGCGTACCCAAGTAAAGCCGCAAACGCCTCCATGGAATTTATGACCCCGGCcccgaaaaagaagaaggatcgTTCACGCAAGACTGAGGCAGGCGCCGTCACCAGtgagaagaagcgaaagcGCCACAATGAAGATcaggagattgaagatgccgatACTCCTATGATGGAAGCGCCATCTAGCGTTGTGAACCACCCAGGTACGCCCATGCTGAATCACTCCGGGTTAACAGGTGGTTTGAGTCGGATGCTTCGATCCCCCTCCCTGGAAGCTGAGAATGACCACGCCGATCATCCTCGCCGGCGTTACCAGGACCCTTCGTCTCCCATCAAGCGTACTCGCCGTGACGACAAGGATGGCTCTGATGCCGGCTTGGGTATCTCGATGAAAAACCGTGCCGGACGCTTTGTCTCTTCCATGTTTGGAGGCCCTGCAGAAAGCAAGCGTGGTTCAtcagatgatggtgatgCACGACCCAAGAAGTCGAACCGTGGGGCATCTGATTCGCAGAAGTCTAAGCGGAAGAGTAGCGCTCAGGATGGTCGGCCATCTCAACGTCTCAAGCAAATCGAATATGCCAACGGTTCCCGTACCGAATCCCCACGCGGGGATGACGGTCGTCAAGTCGTGATCTATGGGCAGCCGAACATTCCTAGTGATTTACAGCGACAGATGGCTGCTCACTTCTTGTCGTTGGTGACCAAGGGTCCCGAAAGCCAGCGAGGATTCTCTGTGAACAAGGTTTTGAAGCGCTTTCATCGTGACTTCACTGACGAATTTGATGACGACCGTGGTCGTGAGCAAGGGCGCAGCCGTGCAGACCACGAGCAGAGAGgtgaagacgagaaagatCTTTGGCGCACATTGCGCATCAAGAGAAATGACCGGGGAGAGATTGTCCTTTTTATGTGA
- a CDS encoding putative NF-X1 finger transcription factor (transcription factor NF-X1, contains NFX-type Zn2+-binding and R3H domains) has product MSDAPAPVAEGSASRPRPSRRGGRGRGNRNHRRPQTQATERSHDAQAAQPPTQQSSQLQPTQNSPSDLPADAPRSRRGPRRGRGGGRGDGAPSEGSSRRQRQRGGDRGTTSTGRRFEGRLTKPEQAPEGEQVDTAVDANDLGLRADAPAFVPGTQSEPVANEPTPSTTSAPTKKKPKAKNAPPPPPKVTTKSVAPDIATRIHEDIAHNLYECPICTAELGRRSRVWNCGLCWTVFHLSCVKKWSKNEGAAAQDSARRQGEGTLEHPQCFRVCKAGLHCGRHACAERCCPGEQKAVERQALRRKLKSHLRPSDEDVEAEHICTRVCGRMLKCGRHTCPELCHKGPCNTCREAIFEEISCNCGRSVLYPPLPCGTQPPPCSAPCERPKSCGHPQTPHNCHTDEEECPKCPYLTEKMCLCGKQILKNVPCWLADARCGRICGETLKCGSHTCQKNCHRPGDCEDTLKPCQQPCGKTKTMCGHPCTEPCHAPYPCPEKTPCSSMITVTCGCGRLRQERRCNAAKAVASKGQLQQPQRLPAVTPLTCDDECARLERNRSLASALGVDINPSTTVAQNATASLPYSSETLDMYIQLSSSAPLSTLQSYESTLHSLAANPTQRSVRFQPAKSSLRAFVHSLATDWGFASESFDPEPHRHVFVLKPTVWNPPLLGMGNGTAIGIGGMSVSECVKLRERQRQKEREAQRLAAAEAKAQREAVKAQANATNEGGWAQVAASRRSNASTRSTTPNPGTTSRSGSMFAALAGDDGSTWGAPKKEKLVLRSGVGAGKQLRTPQPAAEVVDSWEEEEEKQEQEERAREQEQGQEQDDGQGDVQQGTSELETAQTGEAIATSSVV; this is encoded by the exons ATGTCCGACGCGCCTGCACCCGTCGCAGAGGGAAGCGCATCTCGCCCGAGGCCATCGAGACGCGGAGGCCGAGGTCGTGGCAATCGCAATCACAGACGCCCTCAGACGCAAGCTACAGAACGATCGCACGATGCACAAGCAGcacaaccaccaacccaGCAGTCGTCACAACTCCAACCTACCCAGAATTCACCATCAGATCTCCCCGCCGATGCACCGCGCTCTCGCCGAGGACCacggaggggaagagggggcGGTCGGGGCGACGGCGCACCCTCGGAGGGTAGTAGTCGTCGACAGAGACAACGAGGCGGGGACCGAGGAACAACTAGTACGGGCAGACGGTTCGAGGGACGCTTAACGAAGCCAGAACAGGCTCCGGAGGGCGAACAGGTTGATACAGCAGTGGATGCGAATGATCTAGGATTGAGGGCCGATGCGCCTGCATTTGTGCCAGGAACACAATCGGAACCTGTCGCCAACGAGCCAACTCCCTCGACTACTTCCGCACccacgaagaagaagcctaaGGCTAAGAATGCCCCGCCCCCGCCGCCTAAAGTTACGACAAAATCAGTTGCGCCCGACATTGCCACTCGCATTCATGAGGATATTGCTCACAACCTCTATGAGTGTCCTATTTGCACCGCAgagctggggaggagatcgCGTGTCTGGAATTGCGGATTATGTTGGACGGTCTTCCATCTAAGCTGTGTCAAGAAGTGGTCGAAGAACGAAGGTGCTGCTGCGCAGGACTCTGCCCGtcgccaaggagaag GTACTCTTGAGCACCCTCAGTGTTTTCGCGTCTGCAAGGCTGGCTTGCATTGTGGTCGTCATGCGTGTGCTGAGCGCTGTTGTCCCGGCGAACAGAAGGCGGTTGAGCGTCAGGCTCTGCGGCGAAAGCTCAAGTCTCATCTCCGCCcaagtgatgaagatgtggaggCCGAACATATCTGCACTCGGGTGTGTGGCCGCATGCTGAAATGTGGGCGGCATACATGCCCCGAGCTCTGTCATAAAGGACCCTGCAACACTTGTAGAGAGGCCATCTTCGAGGAGATCTCATGTAATTGTGGTCGATCTGTTTTGTATCCACCTTTACCTTGTGGGACCCAGCCGCCGCCATGCTCTGCGCCGTGCGAACGCCCGAAATCGTGCGGTCATCCCCAGACACCACACAACTGTCAtacggatgaagaggagtgTCCCAAATGCCCCTATCTAACCGAGAAGATGTGCTTGTGTGGAAAACAAATATTGAAGAACGTACCCTGTTGGCTGGCAGATGCGCGGTGTGGCCGTATCTGTGGCGAAACGCTTAAGTGTGGCTCTCATACGTGCCAGAAGAACTGCCATCGCCCGGGCGATTGCGAAGATACTTTGAAGCCTTGCCAACAGCCATGCGGAAAGACCAAGACGATGTGCGGTCATCCATGCACGGAGCCTTGCCACGCGCCTTATCCATGCCCCGAGAAAACGCCCTGTTCTTCCATGATCACGGTAACATGTGGTTGCGGACGCCTCCGCCAGGAGCGTCGTTGCAATGCAGCGAAGGCTGTGGCATCAAAGGGACAGTTGCAGCAGCCACAAAGATTGCCTGCTGTGACCCCCTTGACatgtgatgatgaatgcGCGCGGCTCGAGCGGAACCGTTCGTTGGCATCTGCTTTGGGAGTTGACATTAACCCGTCGACTACTGTTGCGCAGAACGCTACTGCGAGTCTTCCCTATTCTTCTGAAACTCTGGACATGTATATCCAGTTGTCGTCCTCCGCTCCTTTGTCTACCCTCCAATCTTATGAATCTACTCTTCACTCATTAGCGGCTAATCCAACACAACGTTCTGTACGGTTTCAACCAGCAAAGTCATCCCTACGGGCGTTCGTTCATTCTCTCGCAACTGACTGGGGCTTCGCGAGCGAGAGCTTTGACCCCGAACCTCACCGACATGTGTTTGTTTTGAAACCTACAGTGTGGaaccctcctcttcttgggaTGGGCAATGGAACAGCGATCGGAATCGGCGGCATGAGTGTAAGCGAATGCGTTAAACTACGCGAACGccagagacaaaaagaacGTGAAGCCCAGCGTCTTGCTGCAGCGGAAGCCAAGGCCCAACGGGAAGCTGTTAAGGCCCAGGCAAACGCCACCAACGAGGGTGGATGGGCTCAGGTCGCCGCCTCACGACGAAGCAATGCCAGCACACGAAGCACGACCCCGAATCCAGGCACGACTTCCCGGTCTGGTTCGATGTTTGCGGCTCTCGCTGGCGATGATGGGAGCACATGGGGCGCTCCTAAGAAGGAAAAACTCGTCCTTCGGTCAGGAGTAGGCGCCGGGAAACAGTTGCGAACTCCACAACCCGCAGCTGAGGTTGTTGATagttgggaggaggaagaagaaaaacaagagCAGGAAGAGCGTGCTcgggagcaggagcagggGCAGGAACAGGATGATGGACAAGGAGATGTTCAGCAAGGAACCTCCGAACTCGAAACAGCACAGACTGGAGAAGCTATTGCTACTTCTTCAGTGGTATGA
- a CDS encoding GH92 family glycosyl hydrolase (putative alpha-1,2-mannosidase), which yields MRREYIAVLCAQLTTFALGSHQARTPVADQDVLRFVDPLIGSNNGGNVFAGASLPYGMAKAVADVDGQNTSGFSTDGSNVTGFSALHDAGTGGNPSLGNFPLFPQYCPEDVLDNCNFPNAARAVHYLNDSVVARPGYFALALENGIHAEMTTTEHAALFRFNFPPATAVNGSELSPLILVDLTDLWKSRQNASISIDGQTGRIKGNGTFLPSFGAGSYVSYFCADFAGAPIRDNGVWVNNRGGTEPKELYVTRGFNNFYLEAGGFARFERPTNGSVSVRVGISYISTDRACENARREIPHPLEDFEDIRRRAESAWREKLSPISIQSGDVSEDLQTSFWSGVYRTMLDPQDLTSENPLWESDEPYFDSFYCIWDSFRAQHPFLTIVDPEAQSRMVRSLLDTYKHEGWLPDCRMSLCKGWTQGGSNADVVLTDAYVKNLTGIDWDLAYEAMVNDAENEPLEWSYEGRGGLQSWKRLNYIPYLDFDYLGFGTNSRSISRTLEYSYNDYCLSTVAKALQKDDYTKYRSRAGNWQNLYKADQTSLINGTDTGFVGFFQPKHLNGTWGYQDPIACSALASWCSLTSNPSETFESSVWEYQFYVPHDMATLIDLLGGPDIFVSRLDFFHTSGLADMGNEPVFLTVYQYHYAGRPALSARRAHSYIPSLFNNSNSGLPGNDDSGAMGAFSVFSMMGLFPNPGQDVYLIIPPFFEAVHVTHPTTNKTATIRNINFDNTYQNIYIKSATLNGSPYSRSWIRHDFFTQGMTLELTLGDTESDWGRREDDLPPSISQPL from the exons ATGCGACGAGAGTACATAGCCGTCCTATGTGCTCAACTGACGACCTTTGCCCTGGGAAGTCATCAAGCGCGCACTCCCGTGGCGGACCAAGATGTGCTTAGGTTCGTCGACCCTCTTATCGGGTCAAATAACGGGGGCAATGTATTTGCAGGAGCTAGTCTTCCTTACGGTATGGCCAAGGCAGTAGCAGACGTCGATGGTCAAAATACCTCGGGCTTTTCCACCGACGGCAGCAACGTCACCGGCTTTTCTGCTTTACATGATGCCGGCACAGGGGGGAACCCATCTTTGGGCAACTTCCCTTTGTTCCCTCAATACTGTCCTGAAGATGTACTGGACAACTGCAACTTCCCCAACGCTGCGCGGGCAGTCCATTATTTGAATGACTCGGTTGTCGCCCGGCCGGGGTATTTCGCTTTAGCGCTTGAAAATGGAATCCATGCTGAAATGACCACCACGGAACATGCAGCTCTGTTTCGCTTCAACTTCCCTCCAGCGACAGCGGTGAATGGGTCGGAGCTTAGCCCACTAATCTTGGTAGATCTTACTGACCTATGGAAGAGTCGACAAAATGCGTCGATTAGTATAGATGGCCAGACTGGACGGATCAAAGGCAATGGCACATTCCTTCCCAGCTTTGGTGCGGGCTCTTACGTATCTTATTTCTGTGCTGATTTCGCCGGCGCACCCATACGCGATAATGGGGTCTGGGTCAACAATCGGGGAGGAACTGAGCCTAAAGAACTCTACGTTACTCGTGGGTTCAATAACTTCTATCTCGAGGCTGGAGGTTTTGCTAGGTTTGAGCGACCTACTAATGGGTCAGTGAGTGTTCGAGTTGGCATTAGCTATATCAGCACCGATAGGGCTTGCGAGAATGCCCGACGGGAAATCCCGCACCCACTAGAGGATTTTGAGGATATTCGGCGTCGTGCAGAGAGTGCTTGGAGAGAAAAGCTTAGCCCGATATCTATACAGTCGGGTGACGTCAGTGAAGATTTACAAACCAGCTTCTGGAGTGGTGTCTACCGCACAATGCTTGACCCACAAGATTTGACCAGTGAGAACCCACTCTGGGAAAGCGATGAGCCCTACTTTGATTCTTTCTACTG CATCTGGGACTCCTTCAGGGCACAGCATCCATTTCTCACAATTGTTGATCCTGAGGCACAATCAAGGATGGTACGCAGTCTCCTCGACACATATAAGCACGAAGGATGGCTACCAGACTGCCGCATGAGTCTCTGTAAAGGCTGGACACAAGGTGGATCAAATGCCGACGTCGTGCTAACCGATGCGTATGTGAAAAATCTCACTGGGATCGACTGGGACCTAGCGTACGAGGCCATGGTAAATGACGCTGAGAATGAGCCCTTAGAATGGTCGTAtgagggaagaggaggccTGCAAAGCTGGAAAAGACTCAACTATATACCTTACCTGGACTTTGATTACCTGGGCTTTGGTACTAATTCCCGGAGTATCTCACGAACACTGGAATACTCGTACAACGATTACTGTTTATCGACGGTCGCCAAAGCACTTCAGAAGGACGACTACACTAAGTATCGATCCAGAGCTGGCAATTGGCAAAACTTATACAAAGCTGACCAAACCTCTTTGATCAATGGCACTGACACTGGTTTCGTGGGCTTCTTCCAACCCAAGCATCTAAATGGAACGTGGGGCTACCAAGACCCAATTGCCTGCAGTGCTCTTGCCTCATGGTGTTCACTGACAAGCAATCCCTCTGAGACTTTTGAGTCCAGTGTATGGGAATACCAATT CTACGTTCCCCATGACATGGCGACTCTGATAGACCTTCTCGGTGGCCCAGACATATTCGTCTCCCGATTAGACTTCTTTCACACCTCTGGCTTAGCAGATATGGGCAATGAACCTGTTTTTCTAACGGTATACCAATACCACTATGCCGGGAGACCGGCGCTCTCCGCCCGCCGTGCGCATAGCTACATTCCATCCTTGTTCAATAACTCGAACAGCGGCTTACCAGGAAATGATGACTCAGGCGCCATGGGGGCATTCTCCGTGTTCTCTATGATGGGCCTCTTCCCAAACCCTGGACAAGATGTCTACCTTATCATTCCTCCCTTCTTTGAGGCGGTTCACGTCACGcacccaacaacaaacaagacTGCAACGATTCGGAACATTAATTTCGACAATACCTATCAAAATATTTACATAAAGAGCGCAACACTGAATGGAAGCCCTTATTCAAGGAGTTGGATAAGACATGATTTCTTCACTCAAGGTATGACGCTAGAGTTGACTTTGGGGGACACCGAAAGTGACTGGGGCCGCCGTGAGGATGATTTGCCACCTAGTATAAGCCAGCCCCTCTGA
- the sit2 gene encoding putative siderochrome-iron transporter (predicted transporter (major facilitator superfamily)), which produces MGVLEKFTGGTPAAETGDTEAHRPKNAAEASGNQILAIETDSSRLSLEARNEKEAQEHPDQVTRDALLGQQKAEAAALVWSKKAVRFTYGWIWVCFFMMALQSALSSTVMLAAYADFQQAPQVATSNILYSIIGGVLKLPIARMLNIWGRAEGLLVFIGVYTLGLIILAACNGPDSFAAGNVLFWVGYNSVYLILDVFIADTSGLKNRAFAFAFVSTPFICTAFTAPLAGQSFVRHSGWRWGYGVFAIVVPVTLCPLAVVFKYYERKAIKMGVFKREPSGRSLVQSIVHYFHEFDVIGALLLMAAWILLLLPFSLATYGRAQYKSAAFIAEIVVGFCLLFVFAAWEKWFTRSHFVSYELLKKRTVLGACGMAALAFFSFYCWDQYFMNFCIVVYNLSESMGGYMAQIYNVGSTFWGVGFGLWVKFTKHFKYACLFFALPLMILGAGLMIHFRGEGGGDIGYVIMCQIFIAFGGGSIVLGNEMAVMASADREGVPMMLAILGLFNSLGGAIGYAVAAAIYNNTWLDALESRLPSDMLSQANEIYLGGYTLQQTYAMESPTRDAINYAWGRTQMYGSIAATCLLALGIPCIAIWKNYNVDKKQNKGTMI; this is translated from the exons ATGGGTGTCTTGGAGAAATTCACTGGTGGTACACCAGCCGCAGAAACCGGCGATACCGAAGCTCATAGGCCGAAGAATGCAGCGGAAGCATCCGGAAATCAGATCCTTGCTATTGAGACTGACAGTTCCCGACTGAGTCTTGAAGCGCGTAACGAGAAGGAAGCTCAAGAACATCCCGATCAGGTTACGCGAGATGCGCTACTCGGTCAGCAGAAAGCCGAAGCCGCTGCCCTTGTCTGGAGTAAGAAGGCTGTCCGTTTTACCTACGGCTG GATTTGGGTGTGTTTCTTTATGATGGCACTGCAGTCAGCTCTCAGCAGCACCGTTATGTTAGCCGCTTATGCCGATTTTCAGCAAGCACCGCAAGTTGCTACGTCCAATATCTTGTATAGTATCATCGGAGGTGTTCTGAAGTTGCCAATTGCTAGAATGCTTAACATTTGGGGCCGTGCGGAAGGTttgctcgtcttcatcggAGTCTACACACTCGGCCTGATCATCCTTGCTGCATGCAACGGACCTGATTCCTTCGCCGCCGGTAACGTTCTCTTTTGGGTTGGGTATAACTCTGTTTACCTTATTCTCGACGTTTTCATTGCCGATACTTCTGGCCTGAAGAACAGAGCCTtcgcttttgcttttgtcaGCACGCCTTTCATCTGCACTGCCTTCACAGCTCCTTTGGCTGGCCAGTCTTTTGTCCGTCACAGCGGTTGGCGCTGGGGTTATGGTGTGTTCGCTATCGTGGTTCCAGTCACCCTCTGTCCCCTTGCTGTAGTTTTCAAATATTATGAGCGCAAGGCCATCAAGATGGGCGTCTTCAAACGGGAGCCCAGTGGCCGGAGTCTTGTGCAATCTATCGTACATTACTTCCATGAATTTGATG TTATTGGTGCACTCCTTTTGATGGCTGCTTGGatccttctgctgctgccattCAGCTTGGCAACCTACGGTCGGGCCCAATACAAATCTGCAGCTTTCATTGCCGAGATTGTCGTCGGATTCTGTCTGCTTTTTGTTTTCGCCGCGTGGGAGAAGTGGTTTACTCGTTCCCATTTCGTAAGTTACGAATTACTCAAGAAGCGCACCGTTTTAGGTGCCTGCGGTATGGCTgctcttgctttcttcagcttctaCTGCTGGGATCAATATTTCATGAATTTCTGTATTGTCGTGTACAACCTCAGTGAGTCGATGGGAGGATATATGGCGCAGATCTACAACGTTGGTTCCACCTTCTGGGGTGTTGGCTTCGGTTTATGGGTCAAGTTCACCAAGCACTTCAAGTACGCTTGTCTGTTCTTCGCTCTTCCCCTCATGATCCTGGGTGCTGGTTTGATGATTCACTTCCgtggtgagggtggtggtgatattgGCTATGTTATCATGTGCCAAATTTTCATcgcttttggtggtggttctATTGTCCTTGGTAACGAAATGGCTGTCATGGCCTCCGCTGACCGCGAAGGTGTGCCTATGATGCTGGCAATCTTGGGTCTGTTCAACAGCTTGGGTGGTGCCATTGGTTATGCTGTGGCTGCAGCCATCTACAACAACACCTGGCTCGACGCTCTCGAGTCCCGTCTACCAAGTGACATGCTATCGCAGGCCAACGAAATCTACTTGGGTGGTTATACACTTCAGCAAACATACGCCATGGAGAGTCCAACCCGTGATGCCATTAATTACGCATGGGGTCGTACCCAAATGTACGGATCGATTGCCGCGACCTGTTTGCTGGCTCTGGGAATTCCTTGCATCGCCATCTGGAAGAATTACAATGTCgacaagaagcagaacaaggGTACTATGATTTAA